A window of Suncus etruscus isolate mSunEtr1 chromosome 4, mSunEtr1.pri.cur, whole genome shotgun sequence contains these coding sequences:
- the LOC126006282 gene encoding uncharacterized protein LOC126006282 isoform X2 produces MDPDFLQFLLKEDRAWETFLEEIELSSDKGVVLRECLRKHKILTAMEVKEMRQQKQKIRNATFVFLFILFLFCGYYGCTLANTFVIVVTCIFWMYIYHTFPSSEYTILRERSLNVFPEVKVKLGKLIAHLQEIIDEADQVHKKHTAVNMAASCFGMVSGMLVILAIYLAPGREDLSVVLSSAALGLEVLVITINVTNIMAQDTNMAFIEAKASDIWIYPEEGAIRISDNMFRLSSLLNIFTRFKHLWGDVNVKKKVTSGANLIAKISPFLGSVIWREFVIIVKIMSKRAYIMGGITVGFCVLMDAYNLVQASKQLNIGAKKEIIEKMRQWTQALERILEVVNQIHRSML; encoded by the coding sequence tGATAAAGGAGTGGTACTCCGTGAATGTCTGAGGAAGCACAAAATCCTCACAGCAATGGAAGTCAAAGAGATGCGCCAACAGAAGCAGAAGATCAGGAATGCAACATTcgtttttctcttcattttattcttgttttgcgGTTATTATGGCTGTACTCTGGCTAACACATTTGTAATTGTGGTAACGTGTATATTTTGGATGTACATTTACCACACTTTCCCATCATCAGAGTACACCATACTCAGGGAAAGGAGTCTGAACGTATTTCCTGAGGTGAAAGTAAAACTTGGCAAGCTCATAGCACATCTTCAAGAAATCATAGATGAGGCTGACCAGGTCCACAAGAAACATACTGCTGTTAATATGGCGGCCAGCTGTTTTGGGATGGTGTCTGGCATGTTGGTCATCCTGGCCATTTATCTGGCTCCTGGAAGAGAAGATCTCAGTGTGGTGCTGTCCTCAGCCGCATTGGGACTGGAAGTATTGGTCATTACTATCAATGTGACCAATATCATGGCACAGGACACAAACATGGCATTCATAGAAGCAAAAGCCAGTGATATTTGGATCTACCCAGAAGAAGGGGCCATTAGGATATCTGATAACATGTTCAGACTTTCTTCTTTATTGAACATTTTTACAAGGTTCAAACACCTTTGGGGGGATGTTAATGTCAAGAAAAAGGTCACAAGTGGTGCAAATTTGATAGCCAAAATCTCACCCTTCTTGGGCAGTGTGATATGGAGAGAATTTGTAATTATTGTTAAGATCATGAGCAAGAGAGCCTACATCATGGGTGGGATCACAGTAGGCTTCTGTGTTCTGATGGATGCCTACAATCTTGTGCAGGCTTCAAAGCAGTTGAACATAGGGGCCAAGAAAGAGATAATAGAGAAGATGAGACAGTGGACCCAGGCACTGGAGAGGATATTAGAGGTGGTCAACCAGATCCACAGGAGTATGCTATAG
- the LOC126006282 gene encoding uncharacterized protein LOC126006282 isoform X1 → MDLEILQLLLNDDGTWKKFMEEIELSSDKGVVLRECLRKHKILTAMEVKEMRQQKQKIRNATFVFLFILFLFCGYYGCTLANTFVIVVTCIFWMYIYHTFPSSEYTILRERSLNVFPEVKVKLGKLIAHLQEIIDEADQVHKKHTAVNMAASCFGMVSGMLVILAIYLAPGREDLSVVLSSAALGLEVLVITINVTNIMAQDTNMAFIEAKASDIWIYPEEGAIRISDNMFRLSSLLNIFTRFKHLWGDVNVKKKVTSGANLIAKISPFLGSVIWREFVIIVKIMSKRAYIMGGITVGFCVLMDAYNLVQASKQLNIGAKKEIIEKMRQWTQALERILEVVNQIHRSML, encoded by the coding sequence tGATAAAGGAGTGGTACTCCGTGAATGTCTGAGGAAGCACAAAATCCTCACAGCAATGGAAGTCAAAGAGATGCGCCAACAGAAGCAGAAGATCAGGAATGCAACATTcgtttttctcttcattttattcttgttttgcgGTTATTATGGCTGTACTCTGGCTAACACATTTGTAATTGTGGTAACGTGTATATTTTGGATGTACATTTACCACACTTTCCCATCATCAGAGTACACCATACTCAGGGAAAGGAGTCTGAACGTATTTCCTGAGGTGAAAGTAAAACTTGGCAAGCTCATAGCACATCTTCAAGAAATCATAGATGAGGCTGACCAGGTCCACAAGAAACATACTGCTGTTAATATGGCGGCCAGCTGTTTTGGGATGGTGTCTGGCATGTTGGTCATCCTGGCCATTTATCTGGCTCCTGGAAGAGAAGATCTCAGTGTGGTGCTGTCCTCAGCCGCATTGGGACTGGAAGTATTGGTCATTACTATCAATGTGACCAATATCATGGCACAGGACACAAACATGGCATTCATAGAAGCAAAAGCCAGTGATATTTGGATCTACCCAGAAGAAGGGGCCATTAGGATATCTGATAACATGTTCAGACTTTCTTCTTTATTGAACATTTTTACAAGGTTCAAACACCTTTGGGGGGATGTTAATGTCAAGAAAAAGGTCACAAGTGGTGCAAATTTGATAGCCAAAATCTCACCCTTCTTGGGCAGTGTGATATGGAGAGAATTTGTAATTATTGTTAAGATCATGAGCAAGAGAGCCTACATCATGGGTGGGATCACAGTAGGCTTCTGTGTTCTGATGGATGCCTACAATCTTGTGCAGGCTTCAAAGCAGTTGAACATAGGGGCCAAGAAAGAGATAATAGAGAAGATGAGACAGTGGACCCAGGCACTGGAGAGGATATTAGAGGTGGTCAACCAGATCCACAGGAGTATGCTATAG